From Fulvivirga lutea:
GATGGGGACAATGGGTTGTACACCGGTGAACTTATAAAACAAATGAAGCAACCTCAGCGAATTGAAGATGTATTTATGCGCACCAGAAATAGTGTGGAAGAAATAAGCAATGGAGCCCAACAGCCCTGGGAAGAGGCCAGACTTAAAGGAATTTTCTATTTAAAAATAAATTAATCTTCTTCCTTTCTGTTGATATGCCTGAACCAATAGAGAATTGATGCTATTGAAGGTAATGCCAATATAAAGAGCCACCATGTTATTTTATCCAGTAGTTTAAAGCCTGGATTCAAAGACACCTGATAAGCATACACAATAAATGTGGTGATTGATAAAAAAAACAGGTGTTGCAGGTTACTTATTATATCTCCTGTATAACTAACGTAGAATATTAAACAAATGAGGGTGAGCGGAAGCGCAAATAGAAGTTGTTTTTTCATTAACGGTTAGATTCTTCCGCAAATTAAATTAAAAAATATAAGTGGCTAAATGTAGTGTTATTGAATATCAGGGCCTGGAAATAGTGTTTACTGATATATCTAATGCAAAACCATCCGAGGCAATTGCAGCGTTTGAAGAATCTGTGAAAATCATCTCCGAAAGACCTCTTAATACAGTCTATTCTTTGGTAAATGCCAAAGGTGCAAAAATTAACAAGGAAATGATTGATAGGATCAAGGGCGTGGTAAAAAAGAATAATGCTTACAATAAAGCAACTGTTGTTTCAGGCTTAGACTCCATCACAAAATTAATGGCGCAAAGTATTGCAGTACTTACAGGTAGAAATATAAAATTAGTAGATACGATGGACGAAGCTATGGAGTATTTACTGGCCGAGTCAAGACGTTAACCGCCTGGTACATAAACCACTTTTTTGGTTTCGAAAAAATCTTCTTTAAAGTAATTGCTGAGATTGTAAAGGCGGTATTTCTTTTTAGACTCCTTCAGTTCTTCTTCCAAATCACCACCCTTTAGGTATAAAATACCATTCGGTAATTCATGAACAGATTTTAATTTGAACTTGCCTTTTACCCATTGGTAAAAGGGCTTCAATCGAGTGACGGCTCTGCTTACCACAAAATCATATTTATCATCAATCTGTTCAGCCCGTGTGTGAGTGGCTTTTACGTTTTTTAATCCTAATGAATCAGCAACTGCGCTCACAACTTTAATTTTTTTACCGATAGAATCTACTAAATGAAATTGTGTTTCAGGGAAAAGAATAGCCAATGGAATGCCGGGGAAGCCGCCTCCGGTGCCTACATCCAGTACGTTTGTACCAGGCTCAAATTGCATCACCTTGGCAATTCCCAGAGAGTGTAGAACATGTCTCAGATAAAGCTCATCAATATCTTTTCTCGAGATAACATTTATTTGACTGTTCCACTCTTTATATAAAGGCAACAATGCTTCGAATTGAGCTTTTTGTTTAGCAGTAAGATTCGGAAAATATTGTGTTATGATTTCAGCGTGCATGAGGGCTGGTTCTAAGTTACAAAGTTCAAAGATATCATCTTAAAAGAACTTTGAACTTCAAATTTTAAACTATGAACTACTAATATTAGATATGCTCTTTTTTGTTTTTCACCAGATCGTACATAAGCTCTCTGGCTCTGTGGAGTTGGGCTTTTACTGTACCTAATGGTGCATCTAGTTCTGTTGCAATTTCCTCGTAAGAAAGCTCATCAAAATACCGCAGTCGAACAAGACGTTGATATTTAGCAGGTAGCTTGGTAACAAACATTTGTATTAGCTCAATCTTCTGACTTTTAATAGCTACTTCTTGTGGATTAAGGTTTTTATCTTCCACATCAATACCAACTGCCTCACCATTGTCATCAGTAAATGAGGTGTCCAGACTCATGGTATCCAATCGCTTTTTACGAATAAAATCAATAGCATTGTTAGTAGCTATCCTAAACAGCCAGGTACTAAATGTGAAGTCTTTTTTGAATTTATGAAGGTTTTTAAACGATTTGGCAAACGCTTCGATGGTTAAGTCTTCTGCGTCATCAACGTTTCTTACCATTTTAAGAATCATGTGGTAAACAGGACGTTTGTATCTATCCATAAGCATGGCGTAAGCCTGCTCATCGCCTTCTTTAACAGCCTGATCGATCAACTTAAAATCTTCTAAGGCCTTATCAGAAAACTGTTTTTTTAACTCCATCGAACTTTTTTAGTAAAAATTGCCCTTAACCCAGTGGAAAGATAGTAAAAGACAAATATAAAATCTAAAAACAGCAATCCCCACATACCGAAAGTTTTGCCGAATTTATGGCTTCCACTTCTAAACGTAAGGTAGAGCAACAAGGTTCGGATCAGGAAACAACTTAAAACTATGTAATTCAGTGGGTTGAATATCATTGAAGCAATGAATGTCAACCAAAATGCTAAATGAGAAAAACTAAGTATCCCTAGCACCAATTTATGCTTCACTTTATAGTGCTTTCCTACAGATAGATGCCTCAGTTTTTGAGTTAAAAATTCTTTCCAAGTTTGTTTCGGCTGCGACCAAACTAAGCTGTTGCTACCAATAACTAAAGAGGTGTTTACACTTGAAGCATGTTTGTTAACGAATAGGTCGTCATCACCACCTGTGGTTTCCATGTAACCAGAAAATCCTTTCTTAGTCAAGAATAAGTCTTTTTTGTAGGCGAGGTTTCTCCCAACAGCCATATACGGCATACCCAACAAATGTAAGCTCACATATTGAATGGCTGTCCATAAAGAATCGTATTGTATAAATGAATTTAGTATGCCGGACTGTGATTGATACAAACTAACGCCAGTTACAATTTGTGTATTCTCTGAAGCAAAACCCATAGCCATCTCTTTTATCCACTGGTTAGTTGCTGGTATGCAATCATTATCGGTTAGTAATATATTAGTGTGTTTGGCAGCTTTTATTCCTAATGTTAGTGCATACTTTTTGCCATCCATATTATTTGGCTTATGCTCCACAGTTACTACTTTCAGGTTGTTATATTTTTTAGTGGCATCAATTAAATAATCTTTGGTGTCATCTGTAGAGCGATCATTCACCACTACAATTTCGAACTCATTATAATCTTGATCCATCAGATTATCTACTAATTGACTTAAATGCGGCATACCGTTCATGGAGGCGATGACAACTGAAATCCCCTGATGATACTCCTTCTTCTCCTTTTTAAAAGTAGTGAGCTTAATCAAGAAAAGGCCGTAAAAAAGTACCTGTATGGCAGAAAGAACAATAAAAATTAGTATTAGCGTGTCGATCATTAAAAAATAGAAGTGGTCATATTTAGGGTGGCAAATATATACTGATTATTCACATCTGAAAGTAAATTCCATAATCTAAAATTCGTAAGTCTACTTTGCTTTAATCCATTAACTTTGCGCTGTTTTTATAGCCAATGGATTTTCATTTACAGACACAAGATAAAGGCAGCAAAGCCAGAGCAGGAAAGATCACGACAGACCACGGTGAAATTGCTACTCCTATTTTTATGCCTGTCGGCACTGTTGGGTCAGTCAAAGCTGTTCATCAAAGAGAGTTGAAGGAAGATATTTCTGCTCAAATAATTTTAGGAAACACTTATCATCTTTATTTAAGACCAGGGTTAGACATTATTCAGCAAGCTGGAGGCTTACACAAATTTAACGGCTGGGATAGACCTATTTTAACAGATAGTGGAGGATATCAGGTGTATTCTTTGGCCGGAACCAGAAAGATTAAAGAGGAGGGCGTTACGTTTCAGTCGCATATCGATGGTTCAAAGCATGTTTTTACTCCTGAAGGTGTAATGGATATTCAGCGAAGAATTGGCGCAGACATAATTATGGCTTTCGATGAGTGTACGCCATATCCTTGCGAATATAAATATGCGGAAAAGTCGATGCACATGACTCACCGTTGGTTAAAAAGGTGTTGCGATCGATTTGATGCTACTGAAGGATTGTATGGGTATAATCAAACGCTTTTCCCAATTGTACAGGGTAGTACCTACAAAGATTTAAGAGTTCAATCGGCAGAAGCCATTGCATCATTTGAAAGAGAAGGGAATGCCATAGGTGGTTTGTCTGTAGGCGAACCTGCAGAAATGATGTACGAAATGACTGACTTGGTATGTGATATTTTACCAAAAGACAAACCAAGATATCTGATGGGTGTTGGTACACCTGCTAACATTTTGGAATGTATAGCGTTGGGTATCGATATGTTTGATTGTGTTATGCCAACCAGAAATGCAAGACATGGAATTTTGTATACATCTGAAGGCATCATTAATATCAAAAATAAAAAGTGGGAAGATGATTTTTCACCCATCGATCCTAATCTTGGTGGTTATGTAGATACTTTCTATTCAAAAGCCTATTTAAGGCACCTTATTACTAGTAAAGAAATGTTAGGTGGACAGATTGCAAGTATTCACAACCTTACTTTTTACCTTTGGTTGGTTGGCCAGGCAAGAGAGCACATAATAAACGGCACCTTTATTGATTGGAAGAACGACATGGTTAAAAAGGTAAGCAACAGATTGTAATGAAATTACTCGACAGATATATACTTAAGCAATTTTTAGGGGCATTCATATTTACAGTGCTAATCATCTGTTCGGTTATTTTGGTGATCGACATCACTGAGAAGACTGAAAAATTTGTGAAAGCCGAACTGTCAACAGGGCAAATTGTGGGTTATTATATGGATTTCATTCCATGGATAGCCAATTTCATTACACCTTTAACAGTTTTTATTGCCACCGTATTTATCACTTCCAAATTGGCTGGTAGAACGGAGATTGTTGCTATTCTAAGTAGCGGTGTTTCGTTTAGAAGAATGTTAGTGCCCTACCTTATAGGATCTACCATAATAGCTTTGGTAAGCTTCGTGCTTACAGGATGGATTATTCCTGATTCAAACAAAACCAAGCGTGAGTTTGAAATCCAGTATTTAAAAAGTCGGTATTATTTTGATAAAACTAACATCCACATGCAGGTGGCGAAAGGTAAATACTTGTACATACGGAGTTATAATAATCAGGCTGATGTAGGATACAATTTTACTTTGGAGCTGATGGATAGCACCAAACTTTTGGAAAAGCTGAGCTCCAGCAGAATATCCTGGAATCAGGAAAAAGAAAAATGGACACTTACTAATTGGAGTAGACATATTTTTAACGGTTCCGAGGAAGAAATTGAGAAAGGTACCACCATGGATACTACACTCGCCATTCATCCTAGTGAATTTGAGAACTTGGAGAAGAATTATGAAGCGATGACTATTCCTGAGCTGAATGATGAAATTGATAAGCTTACCCTAAGGGGTGCTGGTAATGTTGAGTTCTACCAGGTAGAGAAGTATACGCGTTTTACTTCACCGTTTGCAGTTTTGATTCTCACTTTTATGGGCGTAATAGTTTCAGCAAGAAAGAGTAGGGGTGGAACAGGCTTTCAAATTGCATTGGGCTTTTTACTATCATTCTTATACATACTATTTTTTATAATGAGTAAGAGTATTGCCGAAGCTGGGGGCATGCATCCGGCCATATCAGTATGGATACCAAATATTGTATTCGGAGGCATTTCATTATTAATGTATAAATACGTTCCCCGTTGACACAGACTACAACTGATTACATTAAACTGCACTTTATTGTGTGGATTTGGGGCTTTACGGCCATCCTCGGATTGCTCATTTCCATTCCTTCAGTAGAAATTGTTTTTTACAGAACGCTCATTGCAGCTGTTGTGCTTTGGGGCTTATTAGTTTATAGTAAAGTAAGTTTTAGAATTGGTAAAAGAGAAGCCTATAAAATATTAGGAACAGGGTTTATTATCGCTGCTCACTGGATTCTCTTTTTTGCAGCAGCTAGAGTATCAACCGCCTCTGTTTGTCTGGCGGGAATGGCTACATGCTCTTTATGGACCAGCTTTTTAGAACCCTTGATGAATAAAAAGAAAATCAAAGCGTTTGAAGTTGTGCTTGGCTTAATAGTTATTGCCGGGCTGTATGTGATTTTCAGGTTCGAATTCAACCATGCACTGGGTCTATTTATGGCCGTGGCATCAGCATTTTTATCGGCCTTATTTTCCGTAATCAATGGTAAACTGACTGTAAGGCACAACCCCTACATGATTACTTTCTATGAAATGGCCGGTGCGTGTATAGGTACTGCGCTTTTCTTTCCATTTTATACCTACTACTTTGCCCCTGAAGGTTTGCAGTTAATTCCTACTGCTATCGATTGGTTATGGTTATTTATCCTTGCAGTGATTTGCACAGTGTATGCTTTTTCTGTTTCTGTAGAAATTATGAAAAGAGTATCTGCCTTTGTTGTGAACCTTACTGTGAATCTGGAGCCTGTTTACGGTATCATTTTGGCCGTGATTATTTTTGGAGAGAAAGAGCAAATGAAACCCGGCTTCTATGTAGGAACGGTGATAATACTAATCTCTGTTTTGATTTATCCGGTACTGAATAGGTACTATAAAAGAAAAGCCCTACCGCTGGATAATTTGAGATAATACAATTTCTGCTTTCCCTTTTATACCTAACTGTTCCAATTAATCACAGAACTGATAATATATGGGGTATTATCCTGCTTTTGGATCAAATTCGCAATCATTAACAAAATGAGACGATGATAAAGAGAGTAGTAATTAATCTGATGTGCATAAGCTTACCTATTATAATAGCATCCTGCAATTATGCTAAAAATGTGAATTTGTTAGTAAGTGGAAGTGCAAGTAAAAAGATGGACTGTCATGTTCCTTTTACTTATAAAAAAGGGATCATCGTAGTCAATGTTAAATTGAATAGTGATTCTGAAGCACGGGAATTTATATTTGATACAGGAGCCTTCAACTCCAAAGTTGAAAAGTCGCTCTCAGATTTTTTTGGGCTTGAAACGAAAGCCACAAAAGAAAACTCAGATTCTAATGGCAACACAAGGTTAATCGAAGTGGTAAGTGTTGATTCCCTGAGCATTGGAGATGCTACATTTTATAATATTGGTGCAGGGGAGGTTGAATATGGGGAGAAGTCGTTTAGTCCCTGTATTGCTAAAAATGGTATCATTGGTGCTAATCTGATCAAACTGGTTAACTGGCACTTCGATTTTGAATCTCAACAGATAAGAATAACAACTGGTCCGATAAACATTGATCAAAATTGGACATCGATTGAATTTGATCGCCCAATGCTTTCAGGGACACCACTCATAGATATCAAAATAGGCGATGAGATAATTGAGGACATGCTTTTTGATTTAGGATATAATGGCGGATTAATTCTACCATCTAAATTTTCTAACATGTTCGATACGGAAAGTCGTAAACTTATAGATCAGGCAACTACAGGAATTTACGGATCAAGAATTGACACTGTAGAAGTCAAAGAACTGCCAGTGACACTTGGTAAAAACACGTTCAAAGTCCCAATCCATTTTTCAGCCAATGGTAAAATGCTTTTAGGTACTGATGTGTTAGAACATTTTGATATTGTCATCGATAACGATGAAAATA
This genomic window contains:
- a CDS encoding RNA polymerase sigma factor, with the protein product MELKKQFSDKALEDFKLIDQAVKEGDEQAYAMLMDRYKRPVYHMILKMVRNVDDAEDLTIEAFAKSFKNLHKFKKDFTFSTWLFRIATNNAIDFIRKKRLDTMSLDTSFTDDNGEAVGIDVEDKNLNPQEVAIKSQKIELIQMFVTKLPAKYQRLVRLRYFDELSYEEIATELDAPLGTVKAQLHRARELMYDLVKNKKEHI
- a CDS encoding LptF/LptG family permease yields the protein MKLLDRYILKQFLGAFIFTVLIICSVILVIDITEKTEKFVKAELSTGQIVGYYMDFIPWIANFITPLTVFIATVFITSKLAGRTEIVAILSSGVSFRRMLVPYLIGSTIIALVSFVLTGWIIPDSNKTKREFEIQYLKSRYYFDKTNIHMQVAKGKYLYIRSYNNQADVGYNFTLELMDSTKLLEKLSSSRISWNQEKEKWTLTNWSRHIFNGSEEEIEKGTTMDTTLAIHPSEFENLEKNYEAMTIPELNDEIDKLTLRGAGNVEFYQVEKYTRFTSPFAVLILTFMGVIVSARKSRGGTGFQIALGFLLSFLYILFFIMSKSIAEAGGMHPAISVWIPNIVFGGISLLMYKYVPR
- the rsmG gene encoding 16S rRNA (guanine(527)-N(7))-methyltransferase RsmG, whose amino-acid sequence is MHAEIITQYFPNLTAKQKAQFEALLPLYKEWNSQINVISRKDIDELYLRHVLHSLGIAKVMQFEPGTNVLDVGTGGGFPGIPLAILFPETQFHLVDSIGKKIKVVSAVADSLGLKNVKATHTRAEQIDDKYDFVVSRAVTRLKPFYQWVKGKFKLKSVHELPNGILYLKGGDLEEELKESKKKYRLYNLSNYFKEDFFETKKVVYVPGG
- a CDS encoding DMT family transporter, with translation MTQTTTDYIKLHFIVWIWGFTAILGLLISIPSVEIVFYRTLIAAVVLWGLLVYSKVSFRIGKREAYKILGTGFIIAAHWILFFAAARVSTASVCLAGMATCSLWTSFLEPLMNKKKIKAFEVVLGLIVIAGLYVIFRFEFNHALGLFMAVASAFLSALFSVINGKLTVRHNPYMITFYEMAGACIGTALFFPFYTYYFAPEGLQLIPTAIDWLWLFILAVICTVYAFSVSVEIMKRVSAFVVNLTVNLEPVYGIILAVIIFGEKEQMKPGFYVGTVIILISVLIYPVLNRYYKRKALPLDNLR
- a CDS encoding aspartyl protease family protein encodes the protein MIKRVVINLMCISLPIIIASCNYAKNVNLLVSGSASKKMDCHVPFTYKKGIIVVNVKLNSDSEAREFIFDTGAFNSKVEKSLSDFFGLETKATKENSDSNGNTRLIEVVSVDSLSIGDATFYNIGAGEVEYGEKSFSPCIAKNGIIGANLIKLVNWHFDFESQQIRITTGPINIDQNWTSIEFDRPMLSGTPLIDIKIGDEIIEDMLFDLGYNGGLILPSKFSNMFDTESRKLIDQATTGIYGSRIDTVEVKELPVTLGKNTFKVPIHFSANGKMLLGTDVLEHFDIVIDNDENIINLKLRSEVQCKPDPTFIPGILNDEYWIVNRVEVNSTLQLGDTLQSINGMKPKDLFQNHCEYFFGLDKLLSSDSVVVQTLSNKTISL
- the tgt gene encoding tRNA guanosine(34) transglycosylase Tgt, which encodes MDFHLQTQDKGSKARAGKITTDHGEIATPIFMPVGTVGSVKAVHQRELKEDISAQIILGNTYHLYLRPGLDIIQQAGGLHKFNGWDRPILTDSGGYQVYSLAGTRKIKEEGVTFQSHIDGSKHVFTPEGVMDIQRRIGADIIMAFDECTPYPCEYKYAEKSMHMTHRWLKRCCDRFDATEGLYGYNQTLFPIVQGSTYKDLRVQSAEAIASFEREGNAIGGLSVGEPAEMMYEMTDLVCDILPKDKPRYLMGVGTPANILECIALGIDMFDCVMPTRNARHGILYTSEGIINIKNKKWEDDFSPIDPNLGGYVDTFYSKAYLRHLITSKEMLGGQIASIHNLTFYLWLVGQAREHIINGTFIDWKNDMVKKVSNRL
- a CDS encoding glycosyltransferase, with amino-acid sequence MIDTLILIFIVLSAIQVLFYGLFLIKLTTFKKEKKEYHQGISVVIASMNGMPHLSQLVDNLMDQDYNEFEIVVVNDRSTDDTKDYLIDATKKYNNLKVVTVEHKPNNMDGKKYALTLGIKAAKHTNILLTDNDCIPATNQWIKEMAMGFASENTQIVTGVSLYQSQSGILNSFIQYDSLWTAIQYVSLHLLGMPYMAVGRNLAYKKDLFLTKKGFSGYMETTGGDDDLFVNKHASSVNTSLVIGSNSLVWSQPKQTWKEFLTQKLRHLSVGKHYKVKHKLVLGILSFSHLAFWLTFIASMIFNPLNYIVLSCFLIRTLLLYLTFRSGSHKFGKTFGMWGLLFLDFIFVFYYLSTGLRAIFTKKVRWS